A region from the Aegilops tauschii subsp. strangulata cultivar AL8/78 chromosome 5, Aet v6.0, whole genome shotgun sequence genome encodes:
- the LOC120965172 gene encoding uncharacterized protein, whose product MTRVGGDGWVRFIAHMCITGGELISFSFKAERLKLAVIYVNEAEDDEDDDDLLDEAIVAQRMRLSEEEVCKLWEIIPPRADFVGVPFVTRLTSTMVDRHVMKLPKSLSESCGIKSDEEGSAGICLTARGSVTTCVYVVDTDGRTHFNSVGWKSFLVGKNLHVG is encoded by the exons ATGACGCGGGTGGGAGGAGATGGATGGGTCCGTTTCATCGCCCACATGTGTATCACcggtggtgagttgatcagcttctccttcaaaGCAGAAAGACTCAAGCTGGCCGTCATTTATGTCAacgaagcagaagatgatgaggatgatgacgacTTACTTGatgaagccatcgtagctcaaagaatgaggttgagcgaggaggaggtgtgcaaacTATGGGAGATCATTCCGCCACGTGCTGACTTcgtcggggtgccattcgtgacccgcctgacaagtaccatggttgATCGGCATGTCATG aaattgccaaagagccTATCTGAGAGTTGTGGTATCAAGTCTGATGAAGAAGGCTCTGCTGGAATATGCCTTACCGCcaggggctccgtcaccacctgtGTGTACGTCGTGGACAcggacggtcgcacacacttcaactcggttgggtggaagagctTCCTCGTCGGCAAGAATCTTCATGTTGGATAG